A portion of the Musa acuminata AAA Group cultivar baxijiao chromosome BXJ1-1, Cavendish_Baxijiao_AAA, whole genome shotgun sequence genome contains these proteins:
- the LOC135597382 gene encoding protein EARLY-RESPONSIVE TO DEHYDRATION 7, chloroplastic-like → MASTNPQIPQPSPPPFAPSAPPFPIPTTTPSSSSLYPPVDVSDFTEDLFPHIAEDDPKNPSLQPPSEETMLRIPGAFLHLIDKQRSVELASGDLYISGLRQGDSFVAVLVRVGGTDDAVQWPLAHDEAAVKLDESHYFFSLHVPGETGDGGGGSPDVLSYGLTFASKGQEALLKELDAILESYSSFSVQKVSGKEPAEALDGTVAKEVTPTEVMEDSSKKEMMEEQCVAYWTTLAPNVEDYSGLVAKAIAAGSGQLVKGILWCGDVTVERLKWGNDMLKTRLGPNEKPTEISPETWARIQRVKRFTKMSEKVATGVLSGVVRVSGYFTSSVVNSRAGKKFFGMLPGEVVLASLDGFGKICDAFEVAGKNVLSTSSVVTTGLVSHRYGEQAAAAATQGLDAAGHAVGTAWAVFKIRKGIDPKSSIAPTTLAKSAAKAAASEIRSKRGKETCKN, encoded by the exons ATGGCTTCCACAAATCCTCAGATCCCCCAGCCCTCGCCTCCGCCGTTTGCTCCCTCCGCTCCTCCTTTTCCCATCCCCACCACCACCCCCTCATCCTCCTCTTTGTATCCCCCCGTCGACGTGTCCGATTTTACCGAGGACCTCTTCCCCCACATTGCCGAAGACGATCCTAAAAACCCCTCCCTCCAACCTCCGTCGGAGGAAACCATGCTACGCATTCCCGGCGCCTTCCTCCACCTTATCGACAAGCAGCGCAGCGTCGAGCTCGCTTCCGGCGACCTCTACATCTCTGGGCTCCGACAGGGCGACAGCTTCGTCGCCGTCCTCGTCCGCGTCGGCGGCACCGATGACGCCGTTCAGTGGCCTCTGGCTCACGATGAGGCCGCCGTGAAGCTCGACGAATCGCACTACTTCTTCTCCCTCCACGTTCCCGGTGAGACGGGGGACGGCGGCGGTGGGTCGCCGGACGTTCTTAGTTATGGCTTGACCTTCGCTTCGAAGGGGCAGGAGGCTCTTCTGAAGGAGCTGGATGCGATCTTGGAAAGTTATAGTAGCTTTTCGGTGCAGAAGGTGAGCGGGAAGGAGCCGGCGGAGGCGCTTGATGGAACCGTAGCGAAGGAGGTCACGCCCACAGAGGTGATGGAGGACAGCTCTAAGAAGGAgatgatggaggagcaatgtgtggCTTACTGGACCACTCTGGCACCCAATGTCGAGGACTATAGCGGATTGGTCGCCAAGGCGATCGCCGCAGGGTCGGGGCAGCTCGTGAAGGGGATATTGTGGTGTGGGGATGTGACAGTGGAAAGGCTCAAGTGGGGGAATGATATGTTGAAGACGAGGCTAGGGCCGAATGAGAAGCCGACAGAGATTAGTCCGGAAACCTGGGCGAGGATCCAAAG GGTTAAGAGGTTCACTAAGATGTCAGAGAAGGTTGCGACAGGAGTCTTATCTGGGGTCGTCAGGGTGTCTGGATATTTCACAAGTTCAGTTGTAAATTCGAGAGCAGGCAAGAAATTTTTTGGTATGTTGCCTGGTGAAGTTGTTCTGGCTTCTCTTGATGGATTTG GCAAGATATGCGATGCTTTTGAAGTGGCTGGAAAAAATGTTTTGTCTACATCATCGGTTGTGACAACTGGGCTAGTATCTCACAG GTACGGTGAGCAAGCAGCTGCAGCCGCAACCCAAGGGCTTGATGCTGCAGGGCATGCCGTCGGAACCGCGTGGGCCGTGTTCAAGATCAGGAAAGGCATTGACCCCAAGAGCAGCATCGCTCCCACCACACTGGCAAAATCTGCCGCAAAAGCTGCAGCTTCTGAAATCAGATCTAAGCGTGGCAAGGAAACTTGCAAGAACTAA
- the LOC103979455 gene encoding bifunctional protein FolD 4, chloroplastic: MASSILSSRCSLSSPAAVVARALAPPRMILACRFQSSVPMPLGSMAVRSVASRNSSLSAVAPETSAKVIDGKLVSGQIKNEVAGEIARMKDTIGIVPGLAVILVGSRKDSQTYVRNKKKACKAVGINSYEVNLPEDCTEEEVLKHIAIFNDDSSVHGILVQLPLPRHMKEENILNAVSIEKDVDGFHPLNIGRLAMQGRDPLFVPCTPKGCMELLHRYDIEIKGKRAVVIGRSNIVGMPVALLLQKANATVSMVHSYTKNPEEITSQADIIVSAAGVANLVRGSWIKPGAVVIDVGINPVDDAESPRGYRLVGDVCYEEACEVASAITPVPGGVGPMTIAMLLSNTLESAKRIHNFK, encoded by the exons ATGGCGTCCTCCATACTCTCCAGCCGCTGCTCGCTGTCGTCGCCGGCGGCGGTGGTGGCTCGAGCTCTGGCCCCGCCCCGGATGATCCTCGCCTGCCGATTCCAGTCCTCGGTTCCGATGCCGTTGGGATCGATGGCGGTCCGGTCGGTCGCCTCGCGGAACTCAAGTCTATCTGCCGTCGCTCCGG AAACTTCTGCTAAGGTTATCGATGGGAAGTTGGTATCGGGCCAAATAAAAAATGAGGTTGCTGGAGAGATAGCAAGGATGAAGGACACAATTGGCATTGTTCCGGGCCTGGCTGTAATTCTAGTGGGTTCAAGGAAGGACTCTCAAACATATGTCCGGAACAAAAAGAAAGCTTGCAAGGCTGTGGGTATCAATTCTTATGAAGTCAATTTGCCTGAGGACTGTACGGAAGAGGAAGTTCTAAAGCATATTGCAATTTTCAATGATGATTCATCAGTTCATGGAATTCTTGTCCAGTTGCCTCTGCCTCGT CACATGAAGGAAGAGAACATATTAAACGCTGTCAGTATTGAGAAAGATGTGGATGGGTTCCATCCACTCAATATTGGTCGTCTTGCTATGCAAGGTAGGGATCCTCTATTTGTTCCATGTACTCCAAAAGGATGCATGGAATTGCTGCACAGGTATGACATTGAGATAAAGGGGAAAAGAGCTGTTGTGATTGGCAGAAGCAATATTGTCGGAATGCCTGTTGCACTATTATTGCAG AAAGCAAATGCAACTGTCAGCATGGTACATTCTTACACCAAAAATCCTGAGGAAATTACAAGTCAAGCGGATATAATCGTTTCAGCTGCTGGAGTCGCTAATTTGGTGAGGGGTAGCTGGATAAAGCCTGGTGCGGTTGTGATAGACGTTGGAATCAATCCTGTTGAT GATGCTGAAAGCCCCCGAGGTTACAGATTGGTTGGTGACGTCTGTTATGAAGAGGCTTGTGAGGTGGCTTCTGCTATTACACCAGTCCCTGGTGGAGTTGGTCCAATGACCATTGCAATGCTCTTGTCGAATACACTCGAATCAGCTAAAAGGATTCATAATTTCAAGTGA